In Anaerolineae bacterium, the following are encoded in one genomic region:
- a CDS encoding LysM peptidoglycan-binding domain-containing protein, whose product MNRRLLTILLFAATLVLHTLPPSAGAQSPAGEIIRLVNELRAARGLPPFSPDGALMAAAQSHAEWMAANMSYTHTGAGGSTPQQRANAAGYRGYVAENIVGGTNLSPGQGVVWWENSAIHYATMTSTRHIHVGAGFASAGGQNMYVLLVGVPSDYAPAPGSPPVRQAPAPPVVVPVTRAAPREDGSIVHVVQIGQTAWDIAAVYGVDLATLLRLNNLPDDPILLPGDEILVQPAEGATPLPPGPLTHKVQPGQSAWAIAARYRITLDELLYLNGLGPNPVLHPGDTLIIRLAPGQTPPPTWTPTTPPTTYTVRSGDTLWSIAARHGLTLDDLLTLNDLSMDSVILPGEELRIRPEAPPAPSPTPALTDTLTPAGGIAVAAGPTATPSPTATLLPSPPSATITPRPTLALPTPTPVAVAPGGRPGNTLIGVAVIGLGLLLLGGMAAIELYERRSKRGRNR is encoded by the coding sequence ATGAACCGTCGTCTGCTCACTATCCTGCTGTTTGCCGCGACGCTGGTACTCCATACCTTGCCGCCCTCCGCTGGCGCCCAGTCCCCCGCAGGCGAGATCATCCGCCTGGTCAACGAACTACGGGCCGCACGCGGACTGCCGCCCTTCAGCCCTGATGGGGCGTTGATGGCCGCCGCTCAGAGCCACGCCGAGTGGATGGCTGCCAATATGAGCTACACCCACACCGGCGCAGGCGGCAGTACCCCCCAGCAGCGGGCCAACGCCGCCGGTTACCGGGGTTATGTAGCTGAGAACATCGTCGGTGGGACGAATCTCTCCCCCGGCCAGGGCGTCGTCTGGTGGGAAAACAGCGCCATCCACTACGCTACAATGACCTCCACGCGGCACATTCATGTGGGGGCGGGCTTCGCCAGCGCCGGCGGCCAGAATATGTACGTGCTGCTCGTGGGCGTACCCTCGGATTACGCCCCGGCCCCCGGCAGCCCGCCCGTCCGGCAGGCCCCCGCACCGCCGGTGGTCGTGCCGGTCACCCGCGCTGCCCCCCGCGAAGATGGCTCGATCGTCCACGTGGTGCAGATCGGCCAGACAGCCTGGGACATCGCCGCCGTCTACGGCGTAGACCTGGCTACATTACTGCGCCTCAACAACCTGCCGGACGATCCGATTCTGCTGCCGGGCGACGAAATCCTCGTCCAGCCGGCGGAAGGGGCGACTCCGCTCCCGCCGGGGCCGTTGACCCATAAAGTCCAGCCGGGCCAGAGCGCCTGGGCAATCGCCGCACGCTACCGCATAACGCTGGACGAACTGCTTTACCTCAACGGCCTGGGGCCGAACCCCGTGCTGCATCCGGGCGACACGCTGATCATCCGTCTGGCCCCCGGCCAGACACCGCCGCCCACCTGGACACCCACCACACCGCCCACCACCTACACCGTCCGCAGCGGCGACACGCTATGGAGTATCGCCGCCCGCCACGGCCTGACGCTGGACGATCTGCTGACCCTTAACGACCTGAGTATGGACAGCGTGATCCTGCCCGGCGAGGAACTGCGCATCCGCCCGGAAGCGCCGCCAGCGCCATCCCCCACACCCGCGCTGACGGATACCCTCACCCCTGCCGGCGGGATCGCTGTCGCCGCCGGGCCGACGGCCACGCCATCCCCGACGGCGACCCTGCTGCCCTCCCCGCCTTCGGCGACGATCACGCCCCGCCCAACCCTGGCCCTGCCCACGCCAACGCCGGTCGCCGTTGCGCCGGGCGGACGCCCCGGTAACACCCTGATCGGCGTGGCAGTGATCGGCCTGGGGCTGCTGTTGCTGGGGGGCATGGCCGCCATCGAGCTGTACGAGCGCCGCAGCAAGCGCGGAAGAAACCGCTAA
- a CDS encoding LacI family DNA-binding transcriptional regulator — MATIRDVAERAGVSVSTVSHVINGTRRVSRETQERVQAAMTALHYQPNRLARSLRSRRTQTLGVLLPNSANPFFAQVLLGIEAAGYDHGYNVILGNANDDPRRELAYLDILLSKQVDGVVLVSTGAYGAALDFLMAHDAPVVMVDRSPGEAYDSFQIDTVFVENTRGGVLATEYLLRLGHRAIGCISGPSLLTSSAERVIGYRQALIEAGVGVDETLIVAGDFQHESGYRACRELLARPSPPTALFVCNDLMAVGALCAAHEAGLRVPEDISIVGFDDIPLASFSVPRLTTVAQPARQLGARAVALLVSRLKDRQLPARHERLPVHLVERDSCQRYKGRE, encoded by the coding sequence GTGGCGACCATCCGGGACGTGGCCGAGCGGGCCGGGGTATCGGTCTCAACGGTGTCGCACGTGATCAATGGGACCCGCCGGGTGAGCCGGGAGACGCAGGAACGCGTGCAGGCGGCAATGACCGCCCTGCATTACCAGCCCAATCGCCTGGCCCGCAGCCTGCGCAGCCGCCGCACCCAGACACTGGGCGTGCTGCTGCCCAACAGTGCCAACCCGTTCTTTGCCCAAGTGCTGCTGGGGATTGAAGCGGCGGGGTACGATCACGGCTATAACGTCATCCTTGGCAACGCCAACGACGACCCCCGTCGCGAGTTAGCCTACCTGGATATCCTGCTTTCCAAGCAGGTGGACGGGGTGGTCCTGGTCTCCACGGGAGCCTACGGCGCGGCGCTGGACTTCCTGATGGCGCATGATGCGCCGGTGGTGATGGTCGATCGTTCGCCGGGTGAGGCCTACGACTCCTTCCAGATCGATACGGTATTTGTGGAGAATACGCGCGGGGGGGTGCTGGCGACGGAATACCTGTTGCGGCTGGGGCATCGGGCTATCGGCTGCATCAGTGGGCCGTCGTTGCTGACCTCCAGTGCGGAGCGGGTGATCGGCTACCGGCAGGCGCTGATCGAAGCCGGGGTGGGCGTGGACGAAACGCTGATTGTCGCCGGTGACTTTCAGCACGAAAGCGGCTACCGGGCCTGCCGCGAATTACTGGCCCGCCCGTCGCCGCCCACCGCCCTATTTGTCTGTAACGATCTGATGGCGGTTGGGGCGCTGTGCGCTGCACATGAGGCCGGTCTGCGCGTCCCGGAAGACATCTCGATCGTGGGCTTTGACGATATTCCGCTGGCGTCGTTCAGTGTGCCGCGCCTGACCACGGTCGCCCAGCCCGCCCGGCAACTTGGGGCGCGGGCAGTGGCGCTGCTGGTCTCCCGCCTGAAGGATCGCCAGTTGCCTGCCCGCCATGAACGCCTGCCGGTCCACCTGGTGGAGCGCGATTCCTGCCAGCGCTACAAAGGGAGAGAGTGA
- the rbsD gene encoding D-ribose pyranase yields MKKTGLLNQPLSAVIAGLGHTDMLVIGDAGLPIPAGPQRIDLAVSAGVPPFLEVVRAVLGEMAVQGAIVATEMASVSPAMHAALRDILGDIPVEVVPHEVFKARTREARAIVRTGEFTPYANVILIAGVVF; encoded by the coding sequence GTGAAGAAGACTGGTCTGCTTAACCAGCCGCTTTCGGCGGTCATCGCCGGTCTGGGGCACACCGACATGCTGGTCATCGGTGACGCCGGCCTGCCCATCCCCGCCGGGCCGCAGCGCATCGATCTGGCTGTCAGCGCGGGTGTCCCGCCTTTCCTGGAAGTCGTGCGCGCCGTGCTGGGGGAGATGGCCGTCCAGGGCGCGATCGTCGCTACCGAGATGGCCAGCGTCAGCCCGGCCATGCACGCTGCGCTCCGCGACATCCTGGGGGATATTCCTGTAGAAGTTGTGCCGCACGAAGTCTTCAAAGCCCGGACGCGGGAGGCGCGCGCCATCGTCCGCACGGGCGAATTCACGCCCTACGCCAATGTGATCCTGATCGCGGGAGTGGTCTTCTGA
- the rbsC gene encoding ribose ABC transporter permease (functions to transport ribose at high affinity; forms a complex with RbsA2C2B), with amino-acid sequence MPGTRRRTDWRLFFQRYGLFMVFLLLCAALTLASDRFLTVDNLLNILRQSAINGIISVGMMMVILTRGIDLSVGSILALATLITASMVQGGAEPVLGLLVCLVVGGALGLITGLLVSVVRIPPFIATLGMMTFARGLALVYSGGQPITGLGDGFRQIGTGFLGPIPMPVVVAAVVFVGGYLLLNHTTLGRHIFALGDNERAAYVSGLPTRRITAFVYVLSGVLSALAGAILVARLNSAQPTAGMGFEFDAIAAVVVGGTSFDGGEGTVPGTLLGVLIIGVLNNGLNLLNVPSFYQGVVQGAVIALALLLHRLIR; translated from the coding sequence ATGCCGGGCACCCGGCGGCGGACGGACTGGCGGCTGTTCTTTCAGCGTTACGGGCTGTTTATGGTGTTCCTGCTGCTCTGCGCGGCGCTGACGCTGGCTTCAGACCGCTTTCTCACGGTTGATAACCTGCTGAACATCCTGCGCCAGTCGGCCATCAACGGCATTATTTCGGTAGGGATGATGATGGTCATCCTGACGCGCGGCATCGATCTATCGGTAGGGTCGATTCTGGCCCTGGCGACGCTGATCACCGCCAGCATGGTGCAGGGCGGCGCAGAACCGGTGCTGGGGCTGCTGGTCTGTCTGGTTGTGGGCGGCGCACTGGGGCTGATCACTGGCCTGCTGGTCAGCGTGGTGCGCATCCCGCCGTTCATCGCCACGCTGGGCATGATGACCTTCGCCCGTGGGCTGGCCCTGGTCTATTCCGGCGGCCAGCCGATCACCGGGCTGGGCGATGGCTTCCGCCAGATCGGGACTGGTTTCCTCGGCCCGATCCCGATGCCGGTTGTGGTGGCGGCGGTGGTCTTTGTTGGGGGATACCTGTTGCTCAACCACACCACCCTGGGCCGCCATATCTTCGCCCTGGGCGACAACGAACGCGCCGCCTATGTTTCCGGCCTGCCTACCCGGCGCATCACGGCCTTTGTCTACGTGCTATCCGGTGTGCTTTCCGCGCTAGCGGGCGCGATCCTGGTCGCCCGGCTGAACTCGGCACAGCCGACGGCCGGCATGGGTTTTGAGTTTGATGCTATCGCCGCCGTGGTGGTAGGCGGTACCAGCTTTGATGGCGGCGAGGGCACGGTGCCCGGCACGCTGCTGGGCGTCCTGATCATCGGTGTCCTGAACAACGGCCTCAACCTGCTGAACGTCCCGTCTTTCTATCAGGGGGTGGTGCAGGGCGCGGTCATTGCGCTGGCGCTGCTGCTGCACCGCCTCATCCGGTAA
- the rbsB gene encoding ribose ABC transporter substrate-binding protein RbsB, translating to MTRRIAAVMLVLALLVAPLAVVSGQEGYTLGLSLSTLNNPFFVTLRDGAQAAADALGVELVVVDSQDDPATEAANMEDLIAQGVDAILVNPTDADAIVPSILAANAAGIPVFTIDRGAAGGEVVSHIASDNVAGGTMAGRFLCKLLGGQGKVVELEGIAGTSAARDRGAGFNAYLSESCPGLEVVARQTANFNRAEGLSVFENILQAEPEIDGVFAHNDEMILGAIEAATAAGRAADIKFVGFDAIDDAVAAVQAGTLAATVAQQPALMGDLGVRTAVAYLNGETVEAYIPVALRLVQKLTLGLSLSTLNNPFFVTLRDGAQAAADALGTVELVVVDSQDDPATEAANMEDLIAQGVDAILVNPTDADAIVPSILAANAAGIPVFTIDRGAAGGEVVSHIASDNVAGGRLAGEFLCNALGGQGKVVELEGIAGTSAARDRGAGFNAYLSESCPGLEVVARQTANFNRAEGLSVFENILQAEAEIDGVFAHNDEMILGAIEAATAAGREGIVFVGFDAIDDAVAAVQAGTLAATIAQQPALMGELGVMTAAAYLGGEEVPASIPVALSLVTAE from the coding sequence ATGACACGCCGAATTGCTGCAGTAATGCTGGTTCTCGCGTTGCTGGTCGCCCCGCTGGCCGTGGTTTCCGGCCAGGAGGGGTATACCCTGGGTCTGTCGCTCTCGACGTTAAACAATCCGTTCTTTGTGACGCTACGCGATGGTGCGCAGGCGGCGGCTGACGCGCTGGGGGTCGAGCTGGTCGTGGTTGACTCGCAGGACGACCCGGCGACCGAAGCGGCCAATATGGAAGACCTGATCGCCCAGGGCGTGGACGCGATCCTGGTCAACCCGACCGATGCAGACGCGATTGTACCGTCGATCCTGGCGGCCAACGCGGCGGGCATCCCGGTCTTCACGATTGACCGCGGCGCGGCGGGCGGCGAGGTGGTCAGCCATATCGCTTCTGATAACGTCGCTGGCGGCACCATGGCCGGGCGCTTCCTGTGCAAGCTGCTGGGCGGCCAGGGCAAGGTGGTGGAGCTGGAAGGCATCGCCGGGACGTCGGCGGCGCGGGATCGTGGCGCGGGCTTCAACGCTTACCTGAGCGAATCGTGCCCCGGTCTGGAAGTGGTGGCGCGGCAGACGGCCAACTTCAACCGTGCTGAAGGCCTGAGCGTGTTCGAGAATATCCTGCAGGCCGAGCCGGAGATTGATGGCGTCTTCGCCCACAACGACGAGATGATCCTGGGCGCGATTGAGGCCGCGACGGCGGCGGGCCGCGCTGCGGACATCAAGTTTGTTGGCTTTGACGCGATCGATGACGCGGTAGCGGCGGTCCAGGCCGGTACGCTGGCGGCGACGGTCGCTCAGCAGCCCGCGCTGATGGGCGACCTGGGCGTACGGACTGCGGTGGCCTACCTGAACGGCGAGACGGTTGAGGCGTACATCCCGGTGGCGCTGCGGCTGGTGCAGAAGCTGACGCTCGGTCTGTCGCTCTCGACGTTAAACAATCCGTTCTTTGTGACGCTGCGCGATGGTGCGCAGGCGGCGGCTGACGCGCTGGGTACGGTTGAGCTGGTTGTGGTTGACTCGCAGGACGACCCGGCGACCGAAGCGGCCAATATGGAGGACCTGATCGCCCAGGGCGTGGACGCGATCCTGGTCAACCCGACCGATGCTGACGCGATCGTGCCGTCGATCCTGGCGGCCAACGCGGCGGGCATCCCGGTCTTCACGATTGACCGCGGCGCGGCGGGCGGCGAGGTGGTCAGCCATATCGCTTCCGATAACGTGGCCGGTGGCCGGCTGGCGGGCGAGTTCCTGTGCAACGCCCTCGGCGGCCAGGGCAAGGTGGTGGAGCTGGAAGGCATCGCCGGGACGTCGGCGGCGCGGGATCGTGGCGCGGGCTTCAACGCTTACCTGAGCGAATCGTGCCCCGGTCTGGAAGTGGTGGCGCGGCAGACGGCCAACTTCAACCGCGCTGAGGGCCTGAGCGTGTTCGAGAACATCCTGCAGGCTGAGGCCGAAATCGATGGCGTCTTCGCCCACAACGACGAGATGATCCTGGGCGCGATTGAGGCGGCCACGGCTGCCGGGCGTGAAGGTATCGTCTTCGTCGGCTTCGACGCGATCGATGACGCGGTAGCGGCGGTCCAGGCCGGTACGCTGGCGGCGACTATCGCTCAGCAGCCCGCGCTGATGGGCGAACTGGGCGTCATGACCGCAGCGGCTTACCTGGGTGGCGAGGAAGTCCCGGCGTCGATCCCGGTGGCGCTCAGCCTGGTGACGGCGGAGTAG
- a CDS encoding sugar ABC transporter ATP-binding protein yields the protein MSEAQPLLQMQRISKTFPGVQALKQVDLTVDPGEILALVGENGAGKSTLVRILNGVFLPDADSGPILWNGRAVTIHSPHDAQALGISMIHQELALIPYLDVGKNIYLGREPAGAVPGTVDWQRLYAQARVQLDRLNLEIDPRTEVRFLPLAQRQMVEVAKALSLDARLIVMDEPTSSLTDREVETLFDQMRALKAQGVSVIFISHRLEEIFAIADRVTVLRDGELVGTEPVAGLTEEKVIRMMVGRELTDIYERSGRTDSRDPVLEVEGLSSHGAIEDISFKLYRGEILGVAGLVGAGRTELAETIFGLRPAHAGVIRLDGQPVTIRRPAQAIAQGIGFVPEDRKAQGLFLRMGVGENIVMAVLRQLTRLGLIQGGRAESIARDFVARLDIRTPSIQQRVRNLSGGNQQKVVIAKWLTLKPRVLILDEPTRGIDVGAKAEIYHLMNDLAAQGVGILMISSELPEVLGVSDRVLVMHEGRLTGEFDPRTATQDDIMSAATGSAAGYNANGGGKGL from the coding sequence ATGAGCGAGGCGCAACCGCTGCTGCAGATGCAGCGGATTTCCAAGACATTCCCCGGCGTGCAGGCCCTCAAGCAGGTTGACCTGACGGTTGACCCCGGGGAAATCCTGGCCCTGGTGGGGGAAAACGGGGCGGGCAAGAGCACCCTGGTGCGCATCCTGAACGGCGTCTTCCTGCCTGACGCCGATTCCGGGCCGATTCTCTGGAATGGCCGGGCGGTGACCATTCATTCGCCGCACGACGCCCAGGCGCTGGGCATTAGCATGATCCACCAGGAACTGGCCCTGATCCCATACCTGGATGTGGGCAAGAACATCTACCTGGGGCGGGAACCGGCTGGCGCAGTGCCGGGGACAGTCGACTGGCAGCGCCTGTATGCCCAGGCGCGAGTCCAGCTTGACCGCCTGAACCTGGAGATTGACCCGCGTACGGAGGTGCGTTTCCTGCCACTGGCGCAGCGCCAGATGGTCGAGGTGGCCAAGGCGCTTTCCCTGGATGCACGCCTGATTGTCATGGACGAGCCGACCTCGTCGCTGACCGACCGCGAGGTGGAAACGCTCTTTGACCAGATGCGTGCGCTGAAGGCGCAGGGGGTTTCGGTCATCTTCATCTCCCACCGGCTGGAAGAGATCTTCGCCATTGCCGATCGGGTGACTGTCCTGCGGGATGGCGAACTGGTGGGGACGGAGCCGGTGGCTGGCCTGACCGAGGAAAAGGTCATCCGCATGATGGTCGGGCGCGAGTTGACCGATATTTACGAGCGCAGCGGGCGCACGGACAGCAGGGACCCGGTACTGGAGGTGGAAGGGCTGTCCTCCCACGGCGCAATTGAAGACATCAGCTTCAAGTTGTACCGGGGCGAGATCCTGGGGGTGGCCGGGCTGGTCGGGGCGGGGCGGACGGAACTGGCTGAGACGATCTTCGGCCTGCGCCCCGCGCACGCTGGCGTCATCCGCCTGGACGGCCAGCCAGTGACGATCCGGCGTCCGGCGCAGGCCATCGCCCAGGGTATTGGCTTTGTGCCGGAAGATCGCAAGGCACAGGGGCTGTTCCTGCGCATGGGGGTTGGCGAAAATATTGTGATGGCCGTGCTGCGGCAGCTGACACGCCTGGGCCTGATCCAGGGCGGGCGGGCGGAGAGCATCGCCCGCGATTTTGTGGCCCGGCTGGACATCCGCACGCCATCCATCCAGCAGCGGGTGCGCAACCTGAGCGGCGGCAACCAGCAGAAGGTGGTCATCGCCAAATGGCTGACGCTCAAGCCGCGGGTGCTGATCCTGGACGAGCCGACGCGCGGCATTGACGTGGGCGCCAAGGCGGAGATTTACCACCTGATGAACGATCTGGCTGCGCAGGGGGTAGGCATTCTGATGATCTCGTCCGAATTGCCGGAAGTGCTGGGCGTCAGCGACCGGGTGCTGGTCATGCATGAAGGGCGGCTGACCGGGGAATTCGATCCTCGTACGGCCACCCAGGATGACATCATGAGCGCGGCTACCGGCAGCGCCGCCGGGTATAACGCCAACGGTGGGGGGAAGGGCCTATGA
- a CDS encoding ABC transporter permease → MTTVTGVQARRAIFASWLRRGTVFIILLTLVVFFSLASDRFLQSRNLVNILVQNAPVIVMAVGMTMAMLVGGIDLSVGSVAALAGAISAGLIVRDGLSVYAGMLVGLVVGLAIGLLNGVLVVYGKLPPFVATLATMGIARGLTLVYTEGRPISGMGDAYTFWGSGVVAEVPVPVIVWLVIVALAYLLLTQTRFGLHVYAIGGGEETARLAGVAVNRVKLLTYGISGLLAGLAGLLLTARLWSAQPQVAVGFELNAIAAAVLGGVSLFGGVGSVLGAVVGALIVGVLGNGMNLLRVASYPQQVIQGIVLVLAVAVDMYTKRLENR, encoded by the coding sequence ATGACCACAGTGACAGGCGTCCAGGCCCGGCGGGCCATCTTTGCCAGCTGGCTGCGGCGCGGGACGGTGTTCATCATCCTGTTAACGCTGGTGGTGTTCTTTTCGCTGGCGTCGGATCGATTTCTGCAGTCGCGCAATCTGGTCAACATCCTGGTGCAAAACGCGCCGGTGATCGTCATGGCGGTCGGCATGACGATGGCCATGCTGGTCGGCGGGATCGACCTGTCGGTAGGGTCGGTGGCGGCGCTGGCCGGGGCTATCTCCGCCGGGCTGATCGTGCGCGACGGCCTGTCGGTTTACGCCGGTATGCTGGTCGGGCTGGTGGTGGGCCTGGCCATCGGATTGCTCAATGGCGTGCTGGTGGTCTACGGCAAGTTGCCGCCGTTCGTGGCCACGCTGGCTACCATGGGCATTGCCCGCGGCCTGACGCTGGTTTATACCGAAGGCCGCCCGATCTCCGGCATGGGGGATGCCTACACCTTCTGGGGGTCGGGGGTAGTGGCGGAAGTGCCGGTTCCGGTGATCGTCTGGCTGGTGATCGTGGCGCTGGCCTATTTGCTGCTGACCCAGACGCGCTTTGGCCTGCACGTTTACGCCATTGGTGGCGGCGAGGAGACGGCGCGGCTGGCCGGTGTGGCGGTCAACCGCGTCAAGCTGCTGACCTACGGGATCAGCGGGTTGCTAGCCGGGTTGGCCGGGTTACTGCTGACAGCACGGCTGTGGTCGGCCCAGCCACAGGTGGCAGTCGGCTTCGAACTGAACGCAATTGCGGCGGCAGTGCTGGGCGGGGTTAGCCTGTTCGGCGGCGTGGGCAGCGTGCTGGGCGCAGTGGTTGGCGCGCTCATCGTTGGCGTATTGGGCAACGGCATGAACCTGCTGCGTGTGGCCTCCTACCCGCAGCAGGTGATCCAGGGTATCGTGCTCGTCCTGGCGGTGGCCGTCGATATGTACACCAAGCGGCTGGAGAATCGTTGA